The genomic region AGCCCCCCGTTTGGCTGCTACCTGGGGCAGGCAGGTCTTCAAAAGCACTtgggaacaataaaaaaagaggCAGTAAGTACACACACTGCGAAGGATGCGTTGACAGCAGCGTCCACGCAGCGGGTTGGAGCATCGCTCAGATCATTTCCTCGTGCTAACAGCCTTAATTAGTcaccctgctgagcagcaggcagcacgggCGGACTCCTGCAGAACAAACGGGTGCTCATCTGTGCCGCCCTCCCAGGATTTTCCTCCCTGGGTTCAGGGGGGTGGTGAATATCCACAGAGGCAGACTGCATCAGGAACCCCActgcttttccagcagctgctgccttgcagaGTTCCCTTGATTTGGTAAAGAGATGGAGATTCCAAGGTGGAGATTTCTTGCAgatttcttgcttgcttttttatactttttttctactgctttttCCCCAAGCTGGCCAGTATGCCGTGGCTGCCGAGAATTAAatgcctgcaggagcaggagcaggagcaggagcaggagcaggagggggtcAGGCTGCCGAGCTGGCGGCCGGGAGGGAGCCGTGACGCTCCCTGGATTCAGGGCAGCGTGGCTTCCCCCGTCTATTTTTGTTCTGAGGGAATCTAGGTTACGGCTTCCTTGCACATCCTGCTTCCTGAGCTGCTCCACGGAGCGAACCCAGTCCCTGAGGACCTCGAGCACTGCCCTGCCAGGGGAGAATTTGGGGAGCGTGCGACGGAGAGGCTTTGGGACCGGAGATGGTGCTTATGAGCATCACCTCTCCCTGCTGTTTGTCACCTCTGGCTGCCCTCCAGACAGCACGAAGGCTTGACAAGCAGGGATTATCTGGGTGAGGCCGGGCGATGCCCTGCTCTCCACCAGCCTCAGAAACCACCGAGCTCTCCCCTCAGCGCAGCTGTCCTAAATGCAGCAGGGGGCTGCCCGCTGCGCTGCTTTAACGCAGAAATATCAGCAGCTTTCTACCCCCAAAATTACTCTAAAAGAGCCTCTCCCTTTAGCtacacagcagaggaagagcaaaTGCTGTCTGGCCCCGTGTCTCCGCGCAGGAACAAGCAACATCAGAGCCAAGAGCAGGCGGGTGTTCCCCATGTGCATCCCTGAGTCACCAGGAGGTGACCTGCGGCGGGCATCACGAGGCCGAGGATGCTCCAAACCcgagggcagggagctggggctcgTGCCAAACCCTGCGCTCCCTCGGCCCtcgctgctgctgtggggtgttatttcctcctgttttcagCAGGGCGAGCAACTCGGAGCTGAGCTGGAAGATGAAAACGTGGCTTGGAGGGCGCTCCGTGACTCCGGAACGAATGTGCCAAAGAGCAGGCAGGCGCCGCCGGACCTTTCATCCCTGCTCAGATGGAAATTTTCTAATTAGCAGGGAGGTTTTCTTCATGTTGTCAAAGCAACCCCCTAGCAAGGCCATTTCCCCTATTCCTTTGAAAGCAATTCATCTCACTGTTCTGGTTGCtatttttgtagaaaatggggttgaagcacagaaaaactgcaaaagccCAGGCCAGGGAGGTAGCACcctgcacccaggggtgctccTGCTCTCACCCAGCACGAAGAGGCTgaacaaatacaaacacaggCACGTTCATACACTCAGCCATCATCCCACATCTCAGCTTGTCTGTTACCACTGGAGTCCCATAAACACAGTCCCATAAAATGCTTCTCTCCGTATTAGCGGGCTGCCTGCTGGAACAGCGCCTTGCCAAATCACACCATGTTTTCCTAGAGGTCCTCATTTCACCTCCAGATTTGGGCTTTTATTTCACACCACAACAGGTTTGACACCGccgcaggaaaaaaaaaaaaaaaaggcacaaggaATTTGCACCAGAGCTGCCAAGTTTCAtgaagggaaggggcagggaggagaaacaCGGAGCTGGACGTGTCCGAAGTCTCCGCTGCTGCGTGAGCACAGGAAATCGCCGCCTTGTGCTGCGCCTCCAATGTTGCTCTGTTGTGATTACACACGGGGAGGTGCTCACCCCTCACCAGCATCCTCCACTTGCacatgggctgcagctgctctttcagaaaaaaaagcctgtctTGATGCAAAGACTTGCCAAAAAACTGCTTGGATAGGCAAACAGTGTAAACAGGCTCCTCCGAGGATGCTTACAGGCCACTCTTGGGCACCACGTGGAGTTACCAGGCGATTTCCACCATCCAAACCCTCCAGGCTTGCACAAGGAACAgcacaaaggaggaaaacatttttttttccatctcttcatTGATGTCCAGAAGTTTACACCCCAGGCATCACCACCAGAAAGCTCGCTATGCCTTAGCACTGCTCATTCTGCTGGCGATGGGGCGCCCAGGCTTTCCCCTGCCATTGCAGCCTGGCACCCCGCTTGTGTCCTAACTCACAGCACTTGTCCCTCTGCGTGCAgtgattttaaaacagaaaatgcaacagaaagcaGACGGGGGGTAGACTGAGGAAAATGCAATATGGGTTTGAATGGCGCGGTGGTGTCACACAGCCACGTGGAGAGAGCTGCCCTTTGTGGCTCTGCCAGCCCCCGTACTAGGAAATCACGGCGATAAAGGTGGGAAGGAAGCACACAGTGAGCACACCGCACGCTGAAGTTAAATCCAGAGGCAGAGATGCAGGGGTCAGTTCTCCTTTCGGTCCTATTTTAACTGAGATTGAGCAGACGGAGGGATGGTTTCGTGACGCCTGTGCTCAGCAcgaagcagcagccctggcctGTCCCCTGCCCGCGGCATCTGCACGCTCCCCGGGGCCCAGCTGCCAACAGCAGCTCCCAAAGCAGCTTAGGGCTTTCGCAGGCCAGCCCTGTTTTGCAATTAGACTTTTCTCTCTCATTAGGAGGAGAGGGCGACACAATCTGGCCTAGTTTTCTGCAATGCTTGCTGGAGAGTGAGGAGAGATTTCGGCACCCGGGGCCGGCCGCAGGAATGTTGGCTTCCCAGGCCAAATTCCTCCCTGTCCTGGCACCAGGAAAGGGCTGCAGCTGAGGACTACAACAGCTTGTATATCCTCGAGTCTTCGTTTTAAGCAAATTACAGCACCTGGATGGGAGGCAGCAGACCAAAGCTAAGCAATGTGCATtgcgtgcctcagtttccctcgCTGCAGAGCACGTGCACGGGGCACGGCCCCACGCTGCAGCTCATGCAAACCCTCAGAGTTTCCCCAACCACTCTGCACTGCAGCAAGCTTGCAGGTCAGCCTGCTGTCATGTTCCTCGGGCTTTTTTATTAATTGTGCTGCAAACAAATTGTGCCGTTGTTTCGGCACAAGCAGGAGCAGAAGCGCTTGCTCGCTTGCCCCCGACTTACACTCACATCTGCAGCCCCAGTGAGGCTGACACACAGCACTCCCTCACCCAGGGAGCCATCATTTAGCACTTAGGATACTGTTTTATAgctaataatattatttttttatgactCCTGCCTTATAACAGGCCTTAAAAGGCTGAAATCAGGCACTGTCATGTGCTCTCCCTTGCTTTGGACCCTGAAGTCCACCCCACTCCGCACCCAGCCCCTGAACGGAGCTGTCCTCCTTTCCTTCAACCCCATTAGGCTGTGGGGAAGACAgagtggggaaggaaaagggtattttggtatttaaatcttttctttaatctcAGCCATACCTTCCAGTGAAAGCTTTTTGGTTAAGGGGACTGTCTCGCAGTGGGGAGGAGTTACGGTCTCGTGGTCTCTTGGATGAAATGGGATTGTGCTGAAACTAAACGGGAAGCCTCCAggcttttctgaaaatcttttggAGTCTGAAAAGCAATCAGAGAGGGGGAGAGGCATCTGCATTTGCTGCCGCACGGACCTAATCAGGCCGCCGAAATCTCCTTTGCACAGAAGTGCTTTGGGGAAGGAAACGAGGGCTGCAAAGCAGTGTTTATGTAACAGAGatgatttttcccttctgtgacGTGCCAGTTCTCCACTTCTTGGTAATCGCCCGATAACCCATTGGAGAAGTGTCTAAGGCAACacctcactgcagcagcagctcagccctaGGCACTGACGATGCCATGTGAACCTGGGATGCGGCCACCGCAGGCAGAGCTACCGCCATCCTGtcccaaaaaccccaaaacaagcAAGTATCGGACAAAACCCATCCTGGTGAGCTAGGAAATAGGGACGGCGACCCCGGTGCCTCGTGAAGCCCAGGGCAGGTTGCTCGTCCTCACCTCGGAGTCCTTGTCCAGCTGGCTCCTGCCCACGATCATGTTGTACAGCACCCGGTCGTCGTCCGCCTCCGTGTGGGTCACGTCGTGCGGGGTGCTCCACAGGTTCTGCTCCTCGTCCCGCGCCAGCGTGGCTCCGAAGGAGGCGTAGGGGTTGTTGTTGCTGCAGAGAGGGGACACGAGGCTGTGTCAACCACCCGAGCATCACCCTGGCCGTCCCAAAATATCCCTTCTGTGAGCTTCGATCTCTTTTCACGGTGTCCGCACCGGCACACCTTGTGAAAATGAAGATCCTACCTCCAAGAGCTCAGCTTCTTCTCAGGCTCAAGCTTCTGCTCCCACCCACCTCCCCCTCACAGGCACGGCTGTTGGGCTGTGTTTTATTCTGGACAAAACACGCGGTGCTTCTGttggagctgggactggggaaGAGGTGGGGAAGAGGCACATCTTATCCATGTGCTTGATCCGAATACCCGATCCCATCCTAATTCCTGGTGCGAGGGAGCAAGAGATGGAAATTCAGGAAATGcaggaaattctgttttaatggTAAGTAAAAACTGgcatgggttgcccagagaggttgtggagtctccacccgtggagatgctcaaaacccaacTCCCAGCCTGCTGGAGGTGACCCTGCTCGAGCAGGGGCTGCACGGGGTGGTGACCTCCTCAGCCTGCTGGGGGAATCCCAGATTTATTCAATCGATGGTGAGCAAAGCAGAGCATCACCTTCTGGGGAGGCTGTCCCCACCGAGGTGAGTTTTTCTACGTGCTGTGCTCGTTGCTGGTGGTAGTGCTTGTTTTTTTATAGGGTTGTTTAATTCTGCAGGGACACCTTTTGCAAGAAACCCACCCGGCCAAACCTCAGATAGCACCGCGGGCGCTTTACCCATGATGTCAGGGCATTGCAAGGGGTGCTAAGAGGAGCTCCAGCGCATGGATAAGACAGCACAACTCACATCAGCATTCCTGCAGGAAGCTTAATTAGGCTCAGCAAACCGAAAACCTGAGCAACAGGTAACAAGGGGAAAGATAATCTCTTACAATCTCCCATTGCAGCCAAGCAAGCGAAGGTAAGGGTGAGGCTGTGGATGGCATAACTCAGCCCTGCCAACACGGGCTCGCCCAAAGTGTCTTCACACCCTCTTGTCCCCAAGTGAGTGCTGTGGATGGATCAGGGAGCGTTGTGGGGACACCAGAGCAAGCAcccagctgtgccaggagggtttctgtgatttttccaaGCCTCCCTGCGGGGCACGCAGCATCCCAGCCCACGGGGCATCACTCGCATGCCTCCATCACCATCCTCCTGCCCTCAGCGGGCTTCCTCCTACTCACCGAGCCAcctgcagccctcagcaccCGGCTCACCATGAAAACACTGTTTGGTAATGACACTAACACGCCTCAGCTTTTACGAGGTGCTCTCTCACAGCTTGCAGGGCGCTTCCCAAAGCCTCTTCGTTTCCAAACGCTGCCCAGGAGGCAGCCCAAGCACACACAGCGGGCAGCAGCGGGGAGCACGGGCACAGAGCAAGCATCCCCTGAGCATGCCATACTGCCAAACATCACCGAGACTGAAGGAATGGGGGAAAAACGAGCACGTGAAGGGCAGCCTGCAAGGCCAGCTGCAGCAGTCTCCATGGGACCGGAGGCATTAACGCTTCGCCCACAGGTTTCCTTCCCATCATCGCTTCCTTCTCCGAATATCAGATTTATGGCTTGGGCAGATTAAGGTGAAAAGTCGCGGAGTCAACACGCAGGGAGCTATCCCAGGGCTCCCAGCTCCCAAGGAGCAAAGAGCTGAAACCCCCACCAGGTCACTCCCTTCAAACAGCGCCGCGATAAAACAAACAGCGCCGCGCTCCCGCGAGATCCCCGCTTcgaaaataaaaccccaaagcCTCCCATCCAGGGACAAGCCAGTGATTAGGCTATTAGGTTAATTAAGTCGGCCACACTTGCGCAGCAGCAGGTGCCTGTCAAATGCCCAGCATTTGTACATCCCTGCTTACAGCCAGCAACAAGGGACGGATGCAGGTGTACGAAGGCACGCCGCTAAAGGTGCACGGCCGCGCTCGCACGTGCGCCAAGCTCTCGTTAGGTTAATGCCAATTTCCTGGGCTGCAGGCCCCATGCTGGGGATTATCCCCTTCTTACTGAGGTAACCGCTTTAGCAGCGGGGAATCAGGGCGCCTCCACCCCGCCGGCAGCTCCCGTGACTCCCCGCTCACTAAATGGGTCACCCCGCGTCCTgccagccccccggcccccgcgtGGGGTGTGGGGTGCCCCGGTGGGACCCCCTCGTTGCTCCTCACCCCATGGGGACCCCAACCCCGAGGTTTGGCCCTGCGGTTTCCCCAGGGGGAGACGCAGCTGCAGCTTCTCTCTCGAAAACTTGTTCCATTTGTTTGTCCGAGAGCCCAGCGCACGCAGCAGCATCACGGCGCGGGGGGCGAGACCCTGCGCGCAACCCCCCACCCCGGAGCCTCCCAAGGggtaaaaaacagcaaaaagggTGACAAAgatgggagaaggagaagaggggcTGGGCTCGGAGCAttcccccggccccggggccgcagggatggggatggggaaggggggcacTCACCTGAGCAGCGGCTCCTTCTCGGGGGCCGCCGCCTCCCCTCcgcagcagccgcagcagccGCCCAGCGAGCGCAgccaagcccccagccccatgggctCCTCCGGGGAGCCTCCTTGGGCTCCGCTCGCTCGGGCTCTGCCCTCCCCCGTCTCCTCAGCGCCTCCCCAAGCCCTTCCCCGGCTTTGGATGCGCTCCTCCCGCAGCTTTCCCACGGCCTCAGCCGCTGGGAGCCATCGCGCTCCTGCGCCGGAGCCTGGCGCGGCCcaaaggcaggcagggaggcgAGGGGAAGGCGGTGCgcgctgctcctgctctctccctcttcttcatTGCAGGGCTGCGCCGATCCACGATCATCCCCTTCCGGTGAATTATGGCCACTTGGCTGCTCGGGGAGCGAGGCTCCCTGCCTGCACAACGCGGCCCTGAGGTGTGAGCAGCGCCCAACGCCCGAAAGGAGCACGCTGGATTTGGGGAGCCGAGCGCACCCGCAGACACCCCGAAGGTTATTTCCCACCCAGGATCTTGCGCTGTGCCCGACAGACCCACATTTGGGGCAGAAGCTGTGTCCAGGTTTTGGTGCGTGGCCCGCTCTGAGCCCACGTGGGATCAACCCATCACTTCTCCAGGCTCTTGGCCAGTGCCAGCACGCCCATGGCACATCCTCAAAGCTCAAAGCTTCTCCACGAGCTTCTGGAGGTGCTTCTGCATCATTCCTCAGAGAAACTGCGTGGTGCTCTCGCTCCGTGGGCACCCTTAGCTCAGCACGGAAGGCTGAAATTCAGGGTGATGGTGCCACCAAGGTGCCGTGGCACATCCGCATCTGTCTGAGGCCACGGGAGGTTAATTAGTTAATTCATTTCAGCTTGCAAATTAAGCACTTGGTGCCACTTTTATAAGGAAGTAGTGGCACGAGGTGGAGAAAGGGAGgcaagaggagctgtgggtgcctgTGTGGGGAGCTTGGCATGCTCCCCGGCCCAGCCACAGATTCTCATGTGACTTGTTTGCTTCATTAATCATCCCCCCAGCCAGTCTTCCTTAATTAAAGGGTGAGATTAAGGGAGAAGGACTTGTTCCATGCTGCTTCCTGAAGGTCCCAGCGCTGGGCTTTTGTGCTTAGCTGAGCCTTTCAGTTCCTCCGTGCGTACAGCGTTCACAGGGCAGGATTTCCACAGGATGAGCTGACCGGCCAGGCAGGATTTCAAAGCCGAGGGCTCTTCCACCGGTTTCCTCGTAGCCTGCAGCTTGCCCTTGCTGCTTTTCAGCCTCTCGTGTGCTTGAGCACCAGGACAGCCAGAAGACGTGCCTGCCACTACGAAAACGCTCCAGCAATCGGCCGTGGTGGTGATGTGCACACACGAGAATGAAAATTCCTGCTTCCCCAAAATTGTCCCAGTGGCAGAGGTTTCCATGGCATCTCATACACTTATCATATGCTCATCATGCACCTGCACACATTCACGTTGTACATTTTAAATCAGCCCGGCCACAAATCCAAAAGGCCCAGAGCTGAAGCACTTAAAATACGGTCACGGAGGAAATCGAGGAGAAATTCATGTTTAGAAAATACGTGTAATTAATTAGAAAGCGTTTATGCGTTTTGTAACAAGTGCTTTGTAGCTGCAGGAAAAGGAGCTGGTTAAGAGTTTTTTGTACTGAAATTAggggagatttttattttttttatttttttctccaagagaGGTATTGCTGGGGCAGCACGAACACTGTTAACAGAGCGAGGCCTGCCAGGGAGTGGAATTTGTTCTGGGTAGAAAGCCAGCATCTCGAGGAGCAGCTCTTCCATGCCAGAAAACACAGGGGCTTTGGGGCCCTTAACATTAGCATGGGCTCAAAATCTCTGCTTATTACTGACTCAGAAGCAAATTACAAATCAAAGGAACCTACCTGGGGTGCatgcaggctgtgctggcccCAGGGGTGTGCGATAAGCATTACTGCCTCCACACAGTGCCAGGTGAGGGCTTTGCCCCTGATGCCGGCAGCGGGGTGATAagggctgtggtggagctttttccctttctgctgggtGGCAGGAGGGCGTTTCggcacagccaggctgtgcagcaggggctggggctcctGCAGGGCTTGGTCCCAGCTTGTGGTGTCTGCTGGGCTTCACAGCTGCTTCCTGAGGGGCGCAGGGCTGCCGAGCACCCCcaattttgtgtgctttttgggTGTTTGCTGAATTATCACAGTGATGGTGCAGAGGAGAGGGCTCAGGCTGCCTTAGGGGAcgggctccagcagcagtgtTAAATTTTTGGGGGCCCCCACAGCGCTGTACGCCCGTAGGGATGAGCGCACAGAGCCAGCCGTGTGGCTGGTACAGCTCCAGGGCTGCTCTAGAGGGAGCAATTCTCCCTGCAACCCGTGCTCAGAAGcggaaaaagaacaacaacaaccaaaacctccgctgcctgcagctccagcccttaAACCTCGGCGGCCTGCAGCTCCGAAAACCTTCGCGTGCTGCCTGCGAAGGGCGCAGCACATCCTCCTGGCAGCCTTCCCGGCCTCCCCGTGCCGAGCGGCGCCTGCTCGGTGGCCGAGTGACAATTCCCATGGCTGTGTGGCCTGctggggccgccgccgcccagGGAGAGGCCGAGGGGAGCTGAGGGCACCTCTGGTGCCGTGGGTGAGGGCAAAGTCCTCCCCAAGGCCGAGCGGTGGAGGCAGGAGGGTTTGGGTGGCGCAGGACGAGGTCTGGCAGCCGGCAGCATGGCCACGCAGATGTTTGAGGGGAGGGGGCACGCGGCCGTCTACCAGAAATACCGCTTCAGCCCCggcgaggagctgcagggagccatCCTCGGCTacctgagggagaaggtgagcAGGGCATGGCCGAAATGTGGTGTGTGAGGGGGGTGTTTTTGTCTTACGGGGGGGTGCTGCGTTGTGTGGGGCCGTGGCGAGGAGTCTGCAAGGCGTGGGTGCCCCCCTGAGCCTTTCCACAAGTCACAGCCTGCAGCATCGGTGCGCACAGGGGCACGGAGTGGGGTTAAAAACGCAAGATTTGGGGGTGTCGGACTGTGGTGTGCTTCTTTCCCCGCTGTGCAGGGCACAAACCCCACGGAGCTGGCCGTGGACGTGGGCTGCGGCTCGGGGCAAGGCACCCTGTTCCTGGCCGAGCGCTTCGGGAAGGTGGTGGGCACCGACATCAGCCAGGCGCAGATCCAGGAGGCCAAGGCTGCCCCCTCGCCTCCCAACGTCTCCTACCTGTGAGTACCAGAGCTGAGACGAAATTTGGGTCCTCACACCGAGCTGGTGGGCTGGGTACGGGTGAAAAAGCACGTCCCACCTGGAGGGACTCCTAGCACACAAGTTATCCTACCCTTACAGCATCCAAGCCATGCACACCGAAAAATACCCATTGATTTTGTATCTTCCTAATTTCCTGTGATatattctacctttttttttttttttttttcctctatcccCAGCGTGTGCCCTGCGGAGGAGCTGCCCTTCGAGGACGCCTCGGTCGACCTCCTCGCTTCGTTCACGGCCGCGCACTGGTTCGACATCGAGAAGTTCATGAGAGAAGTGAGCCGCGTAGTCAGGCCAGGCGGCTGCGTGGCCATCAGC from Aythya fuligula isolate bAytFul2 chromosome 6, bAytFul2.pri, whole genome shotgun sequence harbors:
- the LOC116490724 gene encoding putative methyltransferase DDB_G0268948, whose amino-acid sequence is MATQMFEGRGHAAVYQKYRFSPGEELQGAILGYLREKGTNPTELAVDVGCGSGQGTLFLAERFGKVVGTDISQAQIQEAKAAPSPPNVSYLVCPAEELPFEDASVDLLASFTAAHWFDIEKFMREVSRVVRPGGCVAISTYTVDMSLHYGTCSEKLTQIFRETWGQLLKYSHNRVKHVLEDYKEIFEALPFPDKKRITDIYDKIPMTVAGVVGYLESASPYQVFLKNDPEAAKTLLPEMEKRLLEVMGVPSPETPLEFWVRHVCILGHKEA